One part of the Ochotona princeps isolate mOchPri1 chromosome 18, mOchPri1.hap1, whole genome shotgun sequence genome encodes these proteins:
- the SALL3 gene encoding sal-like protein 3 isoform X2 produces MSRRKQAKPQHLKSDEELPPPDGAPEQAAAGASAVDGDSGDESRSGSEDSNVCAKCCAAFFKWADFLAHRKACTQNPLVLIVDEDEPAPASDDGPEPSPASSPSQRTDSEGAAEEGTVTAAAEGTEGTEGGDMKSSEKTEEPMDAAPSGDCSFPVSGTPKVPLVQAPEPASTGTYGIPSTNVTLETLLSTKVAVAQFSQGARAAGGAGTGVGAVAIPMILEQLVALQQQQIRQLQLIEQIRSQVVLMHRQPPRPVLNPTVAAAAPTHGAPSSTPGPSPLQGLAPTPALQLPGTSGPAPMGAPSAFEGTALLQQQPAPPAGAPAVPAESSAPSTSGPTPASAGSTASSASQPQNTCTPLGPGPLVGAASLPSALLPQSSSSSVIFPNPLVSIAATANALDPLSALLKHHKGKPPNVSVFEPKASAEDPFFKHKCRFCAKVFGSDSALQIHLRSHTGERPFKCNICGNRFSTKGNLKVHFQRHKEKYPHIQMNPYPVPEYLDNVPTCSGIPYGMSLPPEKPVTTWLDSKPVLPTVPTSVGLQLPPTVPGTHSFAESPSVTPGSRSPQRPSPASSECTSLSPGLSHAEVGIPTTTTAVATESPQPLLSGTSLSKSEPTSLGLPGPGARAGDPAAAGTDGVGSGVSCSLGSPGLPPVAEQFKAQFPFGGLLDSMQTSETSKLQQLVENIDKKMTDPNQCVICHRVLSCQSALKMHYRTHTGERPFKCKICGRAFTTKGNLKTHFGVHRAKPPLRVQHSCPICQKKFTNAVVLQQHIRMHMGGQIPNTPPPDGLQDAMDTELAAGALSGYDDDMDDNSMEEDAELKEAAGGDVAKPLLGLASSCPPSPPSVISSIAALENQMKMMDSVMSCPPLAGLKAAENGSGDSDRLSNDSSSSAVGDLESPAPSESSSSRAPSPTHSHGESFRSKSPGLCSQEEPQDIPLKTERPDSTPPPLPPLSTPGNGGGALDLTGPPGRPAIKEEPPFSLLFLSRERGPSQSTPSLVASATPAMIKMEMNGHSKAIPLGEGPPLTGVQVPGGPPTAVSPGLTPMLAPPPRRTPKQHNCQSCGKTFSSASALQIHERTHTGEKPFGCTICGRAFTTKGNLKVHMGTHMWNNAPARRGRRLSVENPMALLGSDALKFSEMFQKDLAARAMNVDASFWNQYAAAITNGLAMKNNEISVIQNGGIPQLPVSLGGSAIPPLGTVAGSMDKTRTGGSPPMVSLDKTSPETGAGRPFARLIEDNKEIGIN; encoded by the exons CCGCTGCGGGGGCCAGTGCCGTGGATGGGGACAGCGGGGATGAGAGCCGCAGTGGCAGTGAGGACAGCAACGTGTGTGCCAAGTGCTGTGCTGCCTTCTTCAAGTGGGCCGACTTTCTGGCCCACAGGAAGGCCTGCACACAGAACCCACTCGTGCTCATCGTCGACGAGGATGAGCCCGCCCCGGCCTCCGATGATGGCCCCGAGCCCTCGCCTGCCAGCTCGCCCAGCCAGCGCACCGACAGCGAGGGAGCTGCCGAGGAGGGCACGGTCACTGCTGCCGCAGAGGGCACTGAAGGCACAGAGGGCGGCGACATGAAGTCCTCTGAGAAGACGGAGGAGCCCATGGATGCAGCACCCTCTGGGGACTGCAGCTTCCCAGTCTCCGGTACGCCCAAGGTACCCCTGGTGCAGGCCCCCGAGCCGGCATCCACAGGCACCTATGGCATCCCCAGCACGAACGTGACCCTGGAGACCCTGCTGAGCACCAAGGTGGCTGTGGCACAGTTTTCGCAGGGGGCTCGTGCAGCAGGCGGTGCGGGCACGGgcgtgggtgctgtggccatccCCATGATCTTGGAGCAGCTTgtggccctgcagcagcagcagatacgCCAGCTGCAGCTCATCGAGCAGATCCGCAGCCAGGTGGTCCTGATGCACCGCCAGCCCCCAAGGCCCGTACTGAACCCCACGGTGGCTGCGGCTGCCCCCACCCACGGGGCGCCCTCGTCCACCCCAGGGCCCAGCCCGCTGCAGGGGCTGGCGCCGACGCCAGCCCTGCAGCTCCCGGGCACCTCAGGCCCTGCTCCCATGGGTGCGCCCTCTGCCTTTGAGGGTACTGCactcctgcagcagcagcctgcACCCCCTGCCGGGGCCCCCGCTGTGCCAGCCGAGTCCAGCGCACCCTCCACCTCCGGCCCCACGCCGGCCTCGGCTGGGTCCACAGCGTCTAGCGCCTCACAGCCGCAGAACACCTGCACGCCGCTCGGTCCTGGGCCCCTCGTGGGTGCTGCGTCCCTGCCCAGTGCACTTCTACCTCAGTCCTCTTCCAGCAGCGTCATCTTCCCCAACCCACTGGTCAGCATCGCGGCCACCGCCAACGCCCTGGACCCGCTTTCGGCACTCCTGAAGCACCATAAGGGCAAGCCACCCAACGTGTCTGTGTTCGAGCCCAAGGCCAGTGCCGAGGACCCCTTCTTCAAGCACAAGTGCCGCTTCTGCGCCAAGGTCTTCGGCAGTGACAGCGCCCTGCAGATCCACCTGCGCTCACACACGGGCGAGCGGCCCTTCAAGTGCAACATCTGCGGGAACCGCTTCTCCACCAAAGGCAACCTCAAGGTGCACTTCCAGCGGCACAAGGAGAAGTACCCACACATCCAGATGAACCCCTACCCCGTGCCCGAGTACCTCGACAATGTGCCCACCTGCTCGGGCATTCCCTATGGCATGTCATTGCCCCCTGAGAAGCCCGTGACCACCTGGCTGGACAGCAAGCCTGTGCTGCCCACCGTGCCCACCTCTGTGGGGTTGCAGCTCCCGCCCacagtccctggcacccacagctTTGCTGAGTCCCCCAGTGTCACCCCTGGCAGCCGCTCGCCACAGCGGCCCTCCCCGGCCTCCAGTGAGTGCACCTCCCTGTCCCCTGGGCTGAGTCACGCTGAGGTGGGCATCCCCACGACGACCACGGCAGTGGCCACTGAGTCCCCCCAGCCGCTCCTCAGTGGGACTTCTCTAAGTAAGAGTGAGCCAACCAGCCTGGGCTTGCCCGGCCCTGGTGCCAGGGCAGGAGACCCCGCAGCAGCCGGCACAGACGGGGTCGGCAGCGGTGTGTCCTGCAGCCTGGGCAGCCCAGGCCTCCCCCCTGTGGCCGAGCAGTTCAAGGCACAGTTCCCCTTCGGGGGCCTGCTGGACTCCATGCAGACGTCGGAGACCTCcaagctgcagcagctggtggAGAACATCGACAAGAAGATGACCGACCCCAACCAATGCGTCATCTGCCACCGTGTGCTGAGCTGTCAGAGCGCGCTCAAGATGCACTACCGGACGCACACGGGCGAGCGGCCCTTCAAGTGCAAGATCTGCGGCCGCGCCTTCACCACCAAGGGCAACCTCAAGACCCACTTCGGGGTGCACCGAGCCAAGCCGCCGCTGCGAGTGCAGCACTCGTGCCCCATCTGCCAGAAGAAGTTCACGAACGCGGTGGTGCTGCAGCAGCACATCCGCATGCACATGGGCGGCCAGATCCCCAACACGCCGCCGCCCGACGGCCTGCAGGACGCCATGGACACCGAGCTGGCCGCCGGGGCCCTGAGCGGCTACGACGACGACATGGACGACAACTCCATGGAGGAGGACGCTGAGCTCAAGGAGGCGGCCGGCGGCGATGTAGCCAAGCCGCTGCTGGGCCTCGCCAGCTCCTGCCCACCCTCACCACCCTCCGTCATCTCCAGCATCGCCGCCCTGGAGAACCAGATGAAGATGATGGACTCTGTCATGAGCTGCCCACCGCTGGCCGGCCTGAAGGCTGCGGAGAACGGCTCCGGGGACAGCGACCGGCTGAGCAACGACTCCTCCTCCTCGGCCGTGGGTGACCTGGAGAGCCCGGCACCGTCCGAGTCCTCATCCTCCCGGGCGCCGTCCCCGACCCACAGCCACGGCGAGAGTTTCCGCTCCAAGTCCCCCGGCCTCTGCAGCCAGGAGGAGCCGCAGGACATCCCGCTCAAGACGGAGCGGCCAGACAGCACCCCGCCCCCGCTGCCTCCCCTGTCCACCCCCGGGAATGGTGGCGGCGCCCTGGACCTGACCGGCCCCCCGGGCCGGCCGGCCATCAAGGAGGAGCCCCCCTTCAGCCTGCTGTTCCTGAGCCGCGAGCGGG GTCCCAGCCAAAGCACGCCTAGCCTGGTCGCCAGTGCCACACCCGCCATGATCAAAATGGAGATGAATGGCCACTCCAAGGCCATCCCCCTGGGCGAAGGTCCACCACTGACCGGAGTCCAGGTCCCTGGAGGGCCCCCGACAGCTGTGAGCCCAGGCCTGACACCCATGCTCGCCCCCCCACCACGCCGGACACCCAAGCAGCACAATTGCCAGTCGTGCGGGAAGACCTTCTCCTCAGCCAGCGCCTTGCAGATCCATGAGCGCACGCACACTGGCGAGAAGCCCTTTGGCTGCACCATCTGCGGCCGGGCCTTCACCACCAAGGGCAACCTCAAG GTGCACATGGGAACACACATGTGGAACAACGCCCCTGCAAGGCGCGGCCGCCGCCTGTCAGTGGAGAACCCTATGGCCCTCCTGGGCAGCGATGCCCTCAAGTTCTCCGAGATGTTTCAGAAAGACCTGGCAGCCCGAGCCATGAACGTGGACGCTAGCTTTTGGAACCAGTACGCCGCCGCCATCACCAACGGGCTGGCCATGAAGAATAACGAGATCTCCGTGATCCAGAACGGCGGCATCCCCCAGCTCCCAGTAAGTCTCGGTGGAAGCGCCATCCCCCCGCTGGGCACTGTGGCTGGCAGCATGGACAAGACACGCACTGGTGGCAGCCCGCCCATGGTGAGCCTGGACAAAACGAGCCCTGAGACGGGGGCCGGCCGCCCCTTTGCGAGGCTCATTGAGGACAACAAGGAGATTGGCATAAACTAG
- the SALL3 gene encoding sal-like protein 3 isoform X1, producing MSRRKQAKPQHLKSDEELPPPDGAPEQAAAGASAVDGDSGDESRSGSEDSNVCAKCCAAFFKWADFLAHRKACTQNPLVLIVDEDEPAPASDDGPEPSPASSPSQRTDSEGAAEEGTVTAAAEGTEGTEGGDMKSSEKTEEPMDAAPSGDCSFPVSGTPKVPLVQAPEPASTGTYGIPSTNVTLETLLSTKVAVAQFSQGARAAGGAGTGVGAVAIPMILEQLVALQQQQIRQLQLIEQIRSQVVLMHRQPPRPVLNPTVAAAAPTHGAPSSTPGPSPLQGLAPTPALQLPGTSGPAPMGAPSAFEGTALLQQQPAPPAGAPAVPAESSAPSTSGPTPASAGSTASSASQPQNTCTPLGPGPLVGAASLPSALLPQSSSSSVIFPNPLVSIAATANALDPLSALLKHHKGKPPNVSVFEPKASAEDPFFKHKCRFCAKVFGSDSALQIHLRSHTGERPFKCNICGNRFSTKGNLKVHFQRHKEKYPHIQMNPYPVPEYLDNVPTCSGIPYGMSLPPEKPVTTWLDSKPVLPTVPTSVGLQLPPTVPGTHSFAESPSVTPGSRSPQRPSPASSECTSLSPGLSHAEVGIPTTTTAVATESPQPLLSGTSLSKSEPTSLGLPGPGARAGDPAAAGTDGVGSGVSCSLGSPGLPPVAEQFKAQFPFGGLLDSMQTSETSKLQQLVENIDKKMTDPNQCVICHRVLSCQSALKMHYRTHTGERPFKCKICGRAFTTKGNLKTHFGVHRAKPPLRVQHSCPICQKKFTNAVVLQQHIRMHMGGQIPNTPPPDGLQDAMDTELAAGALSGYDDDMDDNSMEEDAELKEAAGGDVAKPLLGLASSCPPSPPSVISSIAALENQMKMMDSVMSCPPLAGLKAAENGSGDSDRLSNDSSSSAVGDLESPAPSESSSSRAPSPTHSHGESFRSKSPGLCSQEEPQDIPLKTERPDSTPPPLPPLSTPGNGGGALDLTGPPGRPAIKEEPPFSLLFLSRERGKCAGAVCGICGKPFACKSALEVHHRSHTKERPFVCAVCRRGCSTLGNLKQHLLTHRLREIPSQVCDPDFALGPSQSTPSLVASATPAMIKMEMNGHSKAIPLGEGPPLTGVQVPGGPPTAVSPGLTPMLAPPPRRTPKQHNCQSCGKTFSSASALQIHERTHTGEKPFGCTICGRAFTTKGNLKVHMGTHMWNNAPARRGRRLSVENPMALLGSDALKFSEMFQKDLAARAMNVDASFWNQYAAAITNGLAMKNNEISVIQNGGIPQLPVSLGGSAIPPLGTVAGSMDKTRTGGSPPMVSLDKTSPETGAGRPFARLIEDNKEIGIN from the exons CCGCTGCGGGGGCCAGTGCCGTGGATGGGGACAGCGGGGATGAGAGCCGCAGTGGCAGTGAGGACAGCAACGTGTGTGCCAAGTGCTGTGCTGCCTTCTTCAAGTGGGCCGACTTTCTGGCCCACAGGAAGGCCTGCACACAGAACCCACTCGTGCTCATCGTCGACGAGGATGAGCCCGCCCCGGCCTCCGATGATGGCCCCGAGCCCTCGCCTGCCAGCTCGCCCAGCCAGCGCACCGACAGCGAGGGAGCTGCCGAGGAGGGCACGGTCACTGCTGCCGCAGAGGGCACTGAAGGCACAGAGGGCGGCGACATGAAGTCCTCTGAGAAGACGGAGGAGCCCATGGATGCAGCACCCTCTGGGGACTGCAGCTTCCCAGTCTCCGGTACGCCCAAGGTACCCCTGGTGCAGGCCCCCGAGCCGGCATCCACAGGCACCTATGGCATCCCCAGCACGAACGTGACCCTGGAGACCCTGCTGAGCACCAAGGTGGCTGTGGCACAGTTTTCGCAGGGGGCTCGTGCAGCAGGCGGTGCGGGCACGGgcgtgggtgctgtggccatccCCATGATCTTGGAGCAGCTTgtggccctgcagcagcagcagatacgCCAGCTGCAGCTCATCGAGCAGATCCGCAGCCAGGTGGTCCTGATGCACCGCCAGCCCCCAAGGCCCGTACTGAACCCCACGGTGGCTGCGGCTGCCCCCACCCACGGGGCGCCCTCGTCCACCCCAGGGCCCAGCCCGCTGCAGGGGCTGGCGCCGACGCCAGCCCTGCAGCTCCCGGGCACCTCAGGCCCTGCTCCCATGGGTGCGCCCTCTGCCTTTGAGGGTACTGCactcctgcagcagcagcctgcACCCCCTGCCGGGGCCCCCGCTGTGCCAGCCGAGTCCAGCGCACCCTCCACCTCCGGCCCCACGCCGGCCTCGGCTGGGTCCACAGCGTCTAGCGCCTCACAGCCGCAGAACACCTGCACGCCGCTCGGTCCTGGGCCCCTCGTGGGTGCTGCGTCCCTGCCCAGTGCACTTCTACCTCAGTCCTCTTCCAGCAGCGTCATCTTCCCCAACCCACTGGTCAGCATCGCGGCCACCGCCAACGCCCTGGACCCGCTTTCGGCACTCCTGAAGCACCATAAGGGCAAGCCACCCAACGTGTCTGTGTTCGAGCCCAAGGCCAGTGCCGAGGACCCCTTCTTCAAGCACAAGTGCCGCTTCTGCGCCAAGGTCTTCGGCAGTGACAGCGCCCTGCAGATCCACCTGCGCTCACACACGGGCGAGCGGCCCTTCAAGTGCAACATCTGCGGGAACCGCTTCTCCACCAAAGGCAACCTCAAGGTGCACTTCCAGCGGCACAAGGAGAAGTACCCACACATCCAGATGAACCCCTACCCCGTGCCCGAGTACCTCGACAATGTGCCCACCTGCTCGGGCATTCCCTATGGCATGTCATTGCCCCCTGAGAAGCCCGTGACCACCTGGCTGGACAGCAAGCCTGTGCTGCCCACCGTGCCCACCTCTGTGGGGTTGCAGCTCCCGCCCacagtccctggcacccacagctTTGCTGAGTCCCCCAGTGTCACCCCTGGCAGCCGCTCGCCACAGCGGCCCTCCCCGGCCTCCAGTGAGTGCACCTCCCTGTCCCCTGGGCTGAGTCACGCTGAGGTGGGCATCCCCACGACGACCACGGCAGTGGCCACTGAGTCCCCCCAGCCGCTCCTCAGTGGGACTTCTCTAAGTAAGAGTGAGCCAACCAGCCTGGGCTTGCCCGGCCCTGGTGCCAGGGCAGGAGACCCCGCAGCAGCCGGCACAGACGGGGTCGGCAGCGGTGTGTCCTGCAGCCTGGGCAGCCCAGGCCTCCCCCCTGTGGCCGAGCAGTTCAAGGCACAGTTCCCCTTCGGGGGCCTGCTGGACTCCATGCAGACGTCGGAGACCTCcaagctgcagcagctggtggAGAACATCGACAAGAAGATGACCGACCCCAACCAATGCGTCATCTGCCACCGTGTGCTGAGCTGTCAGAGCGCGCTCAAGATGCACTACCGGACGCACACGGGCGAGCGGCCCTTCAAGTGCAAGATCTGCGGCCGCGCCTTCACCACCAAGGGCAACCTCAAGACCCACTTCGGGGTGCACCGAGCCAAGCCGCCGCTGCGAGTGCAGCACTCGTGCCCCATCTGCCAGAAGAAGTTCACGAACGCGGTGGTGCTGCAGCAGCACATCCGCATGCACATGGGCGGCCAGATCCCCAACACGCCGCCGCCCGACGGCCTGCAGGACGCCATGGACACCGAGCTGGCCGCCGGGGCCCTGAGCGGCTACGACGACGACATGGACGACAACTCCATGGAGGAGGACGCTGAGCTCAAGGAGGCGGCCGGCGGCGATGTAGCCAAGCCGCTGCTGGGCCTCGCCAGCTCCTGCCCACCCTCACCACCCTCCGTCATCTCCAGCATCGCCGCCCTGGAGAACCAGATGAAGATGATGGACTCTGTCATGAGCTGCCCACCGCTGGCCGGCCTGAAGGCTGCGGAGAACGGCTCCGGGGACAGCGACCGGCTGAGCAACGACTCCTCCTCCTCGGCCGTGGGTGACCTGGAGAGCCCGGCACCGTCCGAGTCCTCATCCTCCCGGGCGCCGTCCCCGACCCACAGCCACGGCGAGAGTTTCCGCTCCAAGTCCCCCGGCCTCTGCAGCCAGGAGGAGCCGCAGGACATCCCGCTCAAGACGGAGCGGCCAGACAGCACCCCGCCCCCGCTGCCTCCCCTGTCCACCCCCGGGAATGGTGGCGGCGCCCTGGACCTGACCGGCCCCCCGGGCCGGCCGGCCATCAAGGAGGAGCCCCCCTTCAGCCTGCTGTTCCTGAGCCGCGAGCGGGGTAAGTGTGCCGGCGCGGTGTGCGGGATCTGTGGCAAGCCCTTTGCTTGCAAGAGCGCGTTGGAAGTCCACCACCGCAGCCACACAAAGGAGCGCCCGTTCGTGTGCGCCGTCTGCAGGCGCGGGTGCTCGACCCTGGGGAACCTGAAGCAGCACTTACTGACGCACAGGTTGAGGGAGATACCTTCTCAGGTGTGTGACCCCGACTTTGCTCTAGGTCCCAGCCAAAGCACGCCTAGCCTGGTCGCCAGTGCCACACCCGCCATGATCAAAATGGAGATGAATGGCCACTCCAAGGCCATCCCCCTGGGCGAAGGTCCACCACTGACCGGAGTCCAGGTCCCTGGAGGGCCCCCGACAGCTGTGAGCCCAGGCCTGACACCCATGCTCGCCCCCCCACCACGCCGGACACCCAAGCAGCACAATTGCCAGTCGTGCGGGAAGACCTTCTCCTCAGCCAGCGCCTTGCAGATCCATGAGCGCACGCACACTGGCGAGAAGCCCTTTGGCTGCACCATCTGCGGCCGGGCCTTCACCACCAAGGGCAACCTCAAG GTGCACATGGGAACACACATGTGGAACAACGCCCCTGCAAGGCGCGGCCGCCGCCTGTCAGTGGAGAACCCTATGGCCCTCCTGGGCAGCGATGCCCTCAAGTTCTCCGAGATGTTTCAGAAAGACCTGGCAGCCCGAGCCATGAACGTGGACGCTAGCTTTTGGAACCAGTACGCCGCCGCCATCACCAACGGGCTGGCCATGAAGAATAACGAGATCTCCGTGATCCAGAACGGCGGCATCCCCCAGCTCCCAGTAAGTCTCGGTGGAAGCGCCATCCCCCCGCTGGGCACTGTGGCTGGCAGCATGGACAAGACACGCACTGGTGGCAGCCCGCCCATGGTGAGCCTGGACAAAACGAGCCCTGAGACGGGGGCCGGCCGCCCCTTTGCGAGGCTCATTGAGGACAACAAGGAGATTGGCATAAACTAG